TGGACACACTCTAGTTGTAAAAAATTCCATTCAACCCCTTTAATCTCAAATGAAATGGCTTAAAAATAGCCTTTTTATCTATAAAACTGGACACATTTTTGTCGCTTCTGGGCACAAGCGGACAGGGCTGGTCACAAACGGTCACAAAATCCTAGACTCTTTGCTAGTCAGAGATTATAGCAAGCAAATTAAAACAGCATACCTTCTGTTTTTGCCGTAGTTTTAGACAGCTTCAAAAATTCTTTTGAGTTAACTTTTACAAATTTGTTGAGTTTTGTTTTTATTCCTTATTTCAACATCCCAATATTAGGGAAGAGGACACTACACTAATTGAAAGCGAGCAATCACTCCTTAGCAGTATCCACCTGTCTCTCTTGAGCAATGTCTTCTCAATCCAAATGTCGTTTTTCTGTTTATGCCACGCCGCAAGAGCATCAGTTCTTTCGTGAGCGGGCAAAAGCTCGACGCATGACAGTTTCTCGCTATGTCCGATCGCTTGCTGACTCTGAGCAGATAAAAACGGCAGAACAGCTACGGAACATTCAGCAGCACACACGACAACTCACGAGATGCCTGAACGGGTTGCGTCAGGTTCTTTCAAACACCGAGCATTCCTCACATCTGTTCAGCAAAGCAATTGCGCTTCTCGTTCAAATCGAGGAGGAAGCCCAAAGATGATTGGCAAGACAACGCTCTCCCACAGTTTTGAAGCAACCCTGCGCTATGTCTACAGCAAACCAAACGTAACGACGATAGATGCGACCCTGACCGCCGCATTCACCGAAGACCCGCTGAAAATTGCAGAGGCAATGAGTGTAGTGGCTCGCGATCGTTCTCCCAAGCCGTGCTACCACATTTCACTTTCCCCATCACAAAATGACCATCTAGACACTGAAGACTGGCATCAGATTAGTGCTGATTTCCTCAGTGGACTAGGAGCCGAAACGCATCAAGCAGTCGCCGTATTGCACACAGATGCGACATACCCAGATGGAACAGTTCGACCCCACTTGCATTTCGTGATCAATCGGTTTGAATCGATTAATTCAGATGCTCGCGCTCTGTGTCTGCATTTTCCTCATATTGAGAAGGTGATTCGCAAGCTAGAGCGGGATTATGCGCTCGAATCAATTCCCTGTAGCTGGGAAGCCGATCGCCGGGGGGATGCTGCCTCACAGTACCACCGCACACAGAGAGACGGTGTTCCTTCCGTTCGCACCCAGGTTCAAGAGTCGATCGACCAAACAATTGCTCAGGCAACGACCGT
The Leptolyngbya ohadii IS1 genome window above contains:
- a CDS encoding plasmid mobilization protein, whose protein sequence is MSSQSKCRFSVYATPQEHQFFRERAKARRMTVSRYVRSLADSEQIKTAEQLRNIQQHTRQLTRCLNGLRQVLSNTEHSSHLFSKAIALLVQIEEEAQR